The Coffea arabica cultivar ET-39 chromosome 9e, Coffea Arabica ET-39 HiFi, whole genome shotgun sequence genome has a window encoding:
- the LOC113710020 gene encoding uncharacterized protein has protein sequence MAKEFRPLLIIFFSFLISSTLFDVSVTTAADDANEVLGPTDAFRALDSEDPLVVTVGKFAVDENNKQKKENIQFENVLKAASQQIGAKTEYGLLIKAAENGTSNTYAAIVLDSKDSGKELVGFRKRNLAV, from the coding sequence ATGGCAAAAGAATTCCGCCCCCTTctcatcatcttcttctctttcttgaTTTCCTCTACACTTTTCGACGTCTCGGTGACGACGGCTGCCGATGACGCCAACGAGGTCCTAGGCCCCACGGATGCTTTCCGTGCACTAGACTCTGAGGACCCTTTGGTTGTCACGGTAGGAAAATTTGCTGTGGACGAAAAcaacaagcaaaagaaagaaaatatccAGTTTGAAAATGTTTTAAAGGCTGCAAGCCAACAAATTGGTGCAAAAACTGAGTATGGCCTCCTTATTAAGGCAGCCGAAAATGGTACTTCGAACACCTATGCTGCCATTGTCTTGGACAGCAAAGATTCTGGGAAGGAGCTCGTTGGCTTTAGAAAGCGAAACTTGGCAGTTTAG